A window from Ignavibacteriota bacterium encodes these proteins:
- a CDS encoding glycosyl hydrolase family 2: MKTKLFLLAITLSTFNLFAQIDLPSIFGSNMVFQQNSEAVIWGKGIPNSEILINASWGENVNCKVGDDSLWLTNIKTPNAGGPYELKISDGESNVELTNVLIGEVWLCSGQSNMEMPLEGWPPRDIIQNSESEIANSKNSNIRFFTVTKDISVKPKNDCVGEWVESNPNTSKTFSATAYFFGKKLNAELGIPIGLIHSSWGGTPVESWTNNEFLSDIPEFKETLKMINISVPAAIELNNWLQKFEILDMSKKEGDNIWSNLNFNDSECSKTNFDDSKWKLMKLPILWEQTDLGDFDGAVWFRKNVEIPDDWKNKELQIELGPIDDFDVTYINGELVGAIEKDGNYQTKRIYKISKSINNFDKISIAVRVNDTRGGGGIYGNSEELKIVNLENNSAISLSGDWKYLPVAEFKGMKYYVFGSNLDALNSRPNLPLQLNSNTPTLLYNAMIAPLVPFKIKGAIWYQGESNAGNAELYERLFPALIKNWRDSFNQNFPFYFTQIAPYNYGENTRSEFLRDAQRKTLSLENTGMAVTLDIGDTTNIHPANKKDVGQRLALWALAKDYGKDIVFSGPLYKTFSIKENKIEIEFDNIGSGLVIKDGKNQFLISGEDQKFVKANAIIENNKLIVWCDKVKNPVAIRYAWHNNAEATLFNIEGLPASSFRTDNW, from the coding sequence ATGAAAACAAAATTATTTCTTTTGGCGATTACATTATCAACTTTCAATTTATTTGCACAAATCGATTTACCTTCAATTTTCGGAAGTAACATGGTATTTCAACAAAATAGCGAAGCCGTTATTTGGGGCAAGGGAATTCCAAATTCTGAAATTTTAATTAATGCAAGTTGGGGAGAAAATGTAAATTGTAAAGTTGGGGATGATTCTCTTTGGTTGACAAATATTAAAACTCCAAATGCTGGTGGTCCTTACGAGTTAAAAATTAGTGATGGAGAAAGTAACGTTGAATTAACCAATGTCTTAATTGGTGAAGTTTGGTTGTGTTCGGGTCAATCAAATATGGAGATGCCTTTGGAAGGTTGGCCGCCGAGAGATATAATTCAAAACTCCGAAAGTGAAATTGCAAATTCTAAAAATAGTAATATCAGATTTTTTACGGTTACAAAAGATATTTCTGTAAAACCAAAAAATGATTGCGTGGGAGAATGGGTTGAAAGTAATCCGAACACTTCAAAAACATTTAGCGCAACAGCATATTTTTTTGGAAAGAAACTTAATGCAGAATTGGGAATTCCAATTGGGTTAATACATTCAAGTTGGGGAGGAACCCCAGTTGAATCATGGACGAATAATGAGTTTTTGTCAGATATTCCGGAATTCAAAGAAACTTTAAAAATGATTAATATAAGTGTTCCGGCTGCAATTGAGTTAAACAATTGGCTTCAGAAATTTGAAATATTAGATATGAGCAAAAAGGAGGGAGATAATATTTGGTCGAATTTAAATTTTAATGATTCGGAATGCAGCAAAACAAATTTTGATGATTCTAAGTGGAAATTGATGAAACTTCCAATACTTTGGGAACAAACGGATTTAGGTGATTTTGATGGAGCGGTTTGGTTTAGAAAAAATGTCGAAATTCCAGATGATTGGAAAAATAAAGAATTGCAAATTGAGCTTGGTCCAATTGATGATTTTGATGTTACATATATAAACGGTGAATTGGTTGGTGCGATTGAAAAAGATGGAAATTATCAAACAAAAAGAATTTATAAAATTTCGAAGAGTATAAATAATTTTGATAAAATATCAATTGCCGTGAGAGTAAATGATACAAGAGGCGGTGGCGGAATTTATGGAAATTCGGAAGAATTAAAAATTGTTAATTTGGAAAATAATTCTGCAATTTCACTAAGCGGTGATTGGAAATACCTTCCGGTTGCTGAATTTAAAGGAATGAAATATTATGTGTTTGGATCAAATTTAGACGCTTTAAATAGTCGACCAAATTTACCATTACAATTAAATTCAAATACACCAACTTTACTTTATAATGCGATGATTGCGCCATTGGTCCCTTTCAAAATTAAAGGAGCAATTTGGTATCAAGGAGAATCAAACGCTGGAAATGCTGAATTATATGAAAGACTTTTTCCAGCACTGATTAAAAATTGGAGAGATTCATTCAATCAAAATTTCCCATTTTATTTTACGCAGATTGCACCATATAATTATGGTGAAAATACAAGATCGGAATTTTTAAGAGATGCTCAACGAAAAACTTTATCGTTAGAAAATACCGGAATGGCAGTTACTTTAGATATTGGAGATACAACAAATATTCATCCGGCAAACAAAAAAGATGTTGGTCAAAGATTAGCACTTTGGGCACTTGCAAAAGATTATGGGAAAGATATAGTTTTTTCCGGTCCTTTATATAAAACTTTCTCAATTAAAGAAAACAAAATTGAAATTGAATTTGATAATATTGGATCCGGGTTGGTGATTAAAGATGGTAAAAATCAATTTTTAATATCCGGTGAAGATCAAAAATTTGTTAAAGCGAATGCAATAATAGAGAATAATAAATTAATAGTTTGGTGCGATAAAGTTAAAAACCCGGTTGCCATAAGATATGCTTGGCATAACAATGCAGAAGCAACATTATTTAATATTGAGGGATTGCCAGCTTCATCATTCAGAACAGATAATTGGTAG
- a CDS encoding AGE family epimerase/isomerase, with the protein MDYINKILDEMSFQLKNNLLDKWYPKVIDFEAGGFFSNLSHNFTLESSQEKMIVTQARNIWTLSKAADFFGEKEYLDFALYGFQFLHNKMWDKTNGGFYQIKNREGNYSNIEGWQNEKRTYGNAFGLFALASLYQTSKNEKVLNFAKQVFYWIDTFAHDKIHKGYFQFLNEECEIFNRGSKYKSIATDKNEVGYKDQNSSIHLLEAFTEFYNVYKSDLLKERLTEMLFLTRDVITTEKGYLQLFFDEEWNSVSFKNEPKEIRESNYGLDHISFGHDYETAFLMLEASHSLGIKNDIKTLQIAKKMVDHSLENGWDIINGGFFDEGYYFENSDKCEIIKNTKTWWAQAEALNIFLIMSQIFPNEQKYLEIFFKEWDYVKNFIIDHENGDWYWGGIDIEPFQKIEPKGRIWKGTYHNGRALMNCISILADENFKLFKLSEGFKKKKIESDNFINHWKKVAENL; encoded by the coding sequence ATGGATTACATTAATAAAATTCTTGATGAAATGAGTTTTCAACTCAAAAATAATTTGTTGGATAAATGGTATCCTAAAGTTATTGATTTTGAAGCTGGCGGATTTTTTTCAAATCTTTCACATAATTTTACTCTTGAAAGTTCTCAAGAAAAAATGATTGTAACTCAAGCAAGAAATATATGGACTCTTTCAAAAGCCGCTGATTTTTTTGGCGAAAAAGAATATTTGGATTTTGCATTATACGGGTTTCAATTTTTACACAATAAAATGTGGGATAAAACCAATGGCGGTTTTTATCAAATTAAAAATCGCGAAGGTAATTATTCTAATATTGAAGGTTGGCAAAATGAAAAAAGAACTTACGGAAATGCTTTTGGATTATTTGCTTTAGCCTCACTTTACCAAACTTCAAAAAATGAAAAAGTTTTGAATTTTGCAAAACAAGTTTTTTATTGGATTGATACTTTTGCACATGATAAAATACACAAAGGTTACTTTCAATTTTTGAATGAGGAATGTGAAATTTTTAATAGGGGAAGTAAATATAAATCAATAGCCACAGATAAAAATGAAGTTGGATATAAAGATCAAAATTCTTCAATACATCTTTTGGAAGCATTTACTGAATTCTACAATGTTTACAAATCTGATTTGCTTAAAGAAAGATTGACCGAAATGCTTTTTTTAACTCGAGATGTAATTACAACAGAGAAAGGATATTTACAATTATTTTTTGATGAAGAATGGAATTCGGTTTCTTTTAAGAATGAACCAAAAGAAATTCGTGAAAGTAATTATGGTTTGGATCACATTTCATTTGGTCACGATTATGAAACAGCATTTTTAATGCTGGAAGCTTCTCATTCATTAGGAATAAAAAATGATATTAAAACTTTGCAAATTGCAAAAAAAATGGTTGATCATTCATTAGAAAATGGATGGGATATTATTAATGGCGGATTTTTTGATGAAGGATATTATTTTGAAAATTCAGATAAATGTGAAATTATTAAGAATACAAAAACTTGGTGGGCACAAGCTGAAGCTTTAAATATTTTTTTAATTATGTCGCAAATTTTTCCAAATGAACAAAAGTACTTAGAAATATTTTTTAAAGAATGGGATTATGTGAAAAATTTTATAATCGATCACGAAAATGGTGATTGGTATTGGGGTGGAATTGATATTGAACCTTTTCAAAAAATTGAACCCAAAGGAAGAATTTGGAAAGGAACATATCACAATGGAAGAGCTTTAATGAATTGTATTTCGATTTTAGCAGATGAAAATTTTAAATTATTTAAACTAAGTGAAGGTTTTAAAAAGAAGAAAATTGAATCCGATAATTTTATAAATCATTGGAAAAAGGTTGCAGAGAATTTATGA
- a CDS encoding glycosidase: MNKLQFDKKVNILFKDYKSFVKQKNTKIKKGNGIFDRYKNPILTAQHIPPFWKYDLDFKTNPFLMERIGVNATFNSGAILFNKKILLSVRVEGNDRKSFFAIAESKNGIDNFKFWDYPIELPEINDPDINVYDMRLVKHEDGWIYGLFCTERKDKNVSSSDTSSANAQCGIVRTKDFVKWERLPDLKTKSPQQRNVVLHPEFVDNKYAFYTRPQDGFIEAGSGGGIGWGLCENIEKPIIKNEIIVDDRQYHTIKEVKNGLGPAPIKTKKGWLQLAHGVRNTAAGLRYVLYLFLSDLKNPEKIIASPGGYFLAPENEERIGDVSNVVFSNGWVAKENGEVFIYYASSDTRMHVATSTIDKLFDYVINTPKDELRSFASVQQRKKLIDKNMKLLMSRKKKD, from the coding sequence ATGAACAAATTGCAGTTTGATAAAAAAGTAAACATTCTTTTCAAAGATTATAAAAGTTTTGTAAAACAAAAAAATACAAAAATTAAAAAAGGTAACGGAATTTTTGATCGTTACAAAAATCCTATTTTAACTGCCCAGCACATTCCTCCATTTTGGAAATATGATTTAGATTTTAAAACAAATCCATTTCTAATGGAACGAATTGGAGTTAATGCAACATTTAATTCCGGAGCAATATTATTCAATAAAAAAATTCTTTTATCTGTAAGAGTTGAAGGAAATGATAGAAAATCTTTTTTTGCAATTGCCGAATCAAAAAATGGAATTGATAATTTTAAATTTTGGGATTACCCAATAGAATTGCCGGAAATAAATGATCCCGATATAAATGTTTATGATATGCGATTGGTTAAACATGAAGACGGATGGATTTATGGCTTATTCTGTACTGAAAGAAAAGATAAAAATGTATCATCTTCAGATACTTCAAGTGCAAATGCTCAGTGTGGAATTGTTAGAACAAAAGATTTTGTAAAATGGGAAAGACTTCCGGATCTTAAAACAAAATCTCCGCAGCAAAGAAATGTTGTTTTGCATCCGGAATTTGTTGATAATAAATATGCATTTTATACACGTCCTCAAGATGGATTTATTGAAGCAGGTAGCGGCGGCGGAATTGGTTGGGGTTTGTGTGAAAATATTGAAAAGCCAATTATTAAAAATGAAATAATTGTTGATGATAGACAATATCACACAATTAAAGAAGTGAAAAATGGATTGGGTCCGGCTCCGATTAAAACAAAAAAAGGCTGGTTGCAATTGGCACACGGTGTTAGAAATACAGCTGCTGGATTACGTTATGTATTATATTTGTTTTTAAGCGATCTTAAAAATCCCGAAAAAATTATTGCCTCACCCGGAGGATATTTTTTAGCTCCCGAAAATGAAGAAAGAATTGGCGATGTTTCAAATGTAGTTTTTAGTAATGGCTGGGTTGCAAAAGAAAACGGCGAAGTGTTTATTTATTATGCTTCATCCGATACAAGAATGCATGTTGCAACTTCAACTATTGATAAGCTATTTGATTATGTAATTAATACTCCAAAAGATGAATTAAGAAGTTTTGCTTCAGTTCAGCAAAGGAAAAAACTTATAGATAAAAATATGAAATTGTTGATGAGTAGAAAAAAGAAAGATTAA
- a CDS encoding Na+:solute symporter, whose amino-acid sequence MQLSFIDLSIIIAYLISTIFLGMYLSKKASKNINNYFLGGNTIKWWFLGVSDASGMFDIAGTMLLVYWLSVYGLKSIWIPWLWPVFNQIFLMVYLSPWLRKSNVMTGAEWINTRFGNGKGATLSHIIVVIFALISVIGFLSYGFKGVGKFAAAFLPPLVSDPSWVQQYPQINTNLYALILMAITTLYVVKGGMFSVVFTEVIQYGILTISSIAIGIIAMYNVSPEMIRSVIPDGWSNIFFGADLNLNWTAVTSSVATKVSTFNQWIITDGYSMFGLFFGMMLFKGIFVAAAGPAPNYDMQRILSTRSPVEAAKMNSLVSVVLNPIRYFLVTGLTVLALTNFDALYKSSISTPDFEAILPEVLAKYVPVGLLGLLMTGFIAAFMSNFAATVNAAPAYIVNDIYKRYINPNAEPKRYVTMSYISSAAVVIVGITIGFFVESLNQIVLWIVASLWGSYTAANILKWYWWRFNGFGYFWGMFSGIITSLILTLLENLNLIPWLDNFPLQNNPSMNSFPIIFIVSIFACIIATIKTKPENDEVLIKFYKQVKPWGFWNPILDKVKLGEPNFEPNKNFRKDMINIVIGIVWQISLMAFPIFLVIREFESLIISIIVLVITSTILKFNWWDKLESSYGENS is encoded by the coding sequence ATGCAGCTTAGCTTTATTGACCTTTCGATTATTATTGCTTACCTAATCTCAACAATTTTCTTAGGTATGTATTTATCCAAAAAAGCATCAAAAAATATTAATAATTACTTTCTTGGAGGCAACACAATTAAGTGGTGGTTTCTTGGAGTTTCCGATGCTTCCGGAATGTTTGATATTGCCGGAACAATGCTTTTAGTTTATTGGCTTTCTGTGTATGGCTTAAAGAGTATTTGGATTCCTTGGTTGTGGCCGGTTTTTAATCAAATATTTTTGATGGTTTATTTATCGCCATGGTTAAGAAAATCAAATGTTATGACCGGAGCCGAATGGATAAATACAAGATTTGGAAATGGAAAAGGTGCAACTCTTTCTCACATTATTGTTGTGATTTTTGCACTTATTAGTGTAATAGGATTTCTATCGTACGGATTTAAGGGAGTTGGAAAATTTGCTGCCGCATTTTTGCCTCCACTTGTTAGCGATCCAAGTTGGGTTCAACAATATCCGCAAATAAACACAAATTTGTATGCACTAATTTTGATGGCAATAACAACATTATATGTTGTAAAAGGCGGAATGTTCAGCGTAGTTTTTACAGAAGTTATACAATATGGCATTTTAACAATTTCATCGATTGCTATTGGAATTATTGCGATGTACAATGTATCTCCTGAAATGATTAGAAGTGTAATTCCTGATGGATGGAGTAATATATTTTTTGGCGCAGATTTAAATCTTAATTGGACAGCAGTTACTTCTTCGGTTGCGACAAAAGTTTCAACCTTTAATCAATGGATAATTACTGATGGTTACTCAATGTTTGGACTGTTTTTTGGAATGATGTTGTTCAAAGGAATATTTGTAGCTGCTGCTGGTCCGGCACCAAATTATGATATGCAACGAATTCTTTCTACAAGAAGTCCAGTTGAAGCAGCAAAAATGAATTCACTTGTAAGCGTAGTTTTAAATCCAATAAGATATTTTTTAGTAACCGGTTTAACAGTTCTTGCACTTACAAATTTTGATGCACTTTACAAAAGTTCAATATCAACTCCGGATTTTGAAGCAATACTTCCCGAAGTTTTAGCTAAATATGTGCCGGTTGGTTTACTTGGTTTGCTTATGACCGGCTTCATTGCTGCTTTTATGAGCAACTTTGCTGCAACCGTTAATGCAGCTCCGGCTTATATTGTTAATGATATTTACAAACGTTATATAAATCCGAATGCAGAACCAAAAAGGTATGTAACAATGAGTTATATATCTTCTGCGGCAGTTGTAATTGTTGGAATTACAATTGGATTTTTTGTTGAATCATTAAATCAAATTGTTTTATGGATTGTTGCTTCGCTTTGGGGAAGTTATACAGCAGCAAATATTTTAAAATGGTATTGGTGGCGATTTAATGGATTTGGGTATTTCTGGGGAATGTTTTCGGGAATTATTACTTCACTAATTTTAACTTTGTTAGAAAATTTAAATTTAATTCCTTGGCTTGATAATTTCCCGTTACAAAATAATCCAAGTATGAATTCATTCCCGATAATTTTCATAGTTTCAATTTTTGCATGTATAATTGCAACAATAAAAACAAAACCGGAAAATGATGAAGTATTAATTAAGTTTTACAAGCAAGTAAAACCTTGGGGTTTTTGGAATCCAATTCTTGATAAAGTAAAATTGGGTGAACCAAATTTTGAACCAAATAAAAATTTCAGAAAGGATATGATTAATATTGTTATTGGAATTGTTTGGCAAATTTCGCTTATGGCATTTCCAATATTTTTAGTAATTAGAGAATTTGAATCTTTAATTATTTCAATAATTGTTTTGGTAATAACTTCAACAATATTAAAATTTAATTGGTGGGATAAATTGGAAAGTTCTTACGGGGAAAATTCTTAA
- a CDS encoding beta-mannosidase, with translation MKLYLILLVVLIFSSCTYRNESKLVQEKLGVKLIDSNATFGTIALFYHLQKNHKSQIIFGHQHSTAYGIGWRDEINRSDVKDVTGNYPGLIGWDFADLNYQKNENPDWLKNHVIASHDNGLINIFAWHLNNLVTGGSFYDTTIVVKHILPGGSHHENYKSELDRISYFLKHLIGKDGKLIPIIFRPFHEFDGSWFWWGDHFCTPEEFIELWQFTVKYLRDIQKVKNVIYAFSPDRNFYNEVDFLEKYPGDEFVDLIGMDNYWDFSPAGEGLNAAVERLKLISKIAKDKNKIAALTETGLEKIPDEKWWTEKLLKVIKSDSVNISFVMVWRNAHINHFYAPYKNHPSAQNFIEFKNDPKIIFADELPDLFNIDMILSK, from the coding sequence TTGAAACTTTATCTTATTCTTTTAGTAGTATTGATTTTTTCTTCTTGCACTTATCGGAATGAAAGTAAATTAGTTCAGGAAAAATTAGGCGTAAAACTTATTGATTCCAATGCAACTTTTGGAACAATTGCACTTTTTTATCACTTACAAAAAAATCATAAATCACAAATAATTTTTGGGCATCAGCATTCAACTGCTTACGGAATTGGTTGGCGAGATGAAATTAACAGATCGGATGTAAAGGATGTAACCGGAAATTATCCCGGATTAATTGGATGGGATTTTGCCGATCTAAATTATCAAAAAAATGAAAATCCGGATTGGCTTAAAAATCATGTTATTGCATCGCACGATAATGGTTTAATAAATATTTTTGCATGGCATCTTAATAATTTAGTAACCGGTGGAAGTTTTTATGATACAACAATTGTTGTAAAACATATTCTGCCCGGCGGAAGTCATCATGAAAATTATAAAAGTGAATTAGATAGAATTTCATACTTCTTAAAACATTTGATTGGAAAAGATGGAAAATTAATTCCAATAATTTTTAGACCGTTTCACGAATTTGACGGAAGCTGGTTTTGGTGGGGAGATCATTTTTGTACTCCCGAAGAATTTATTGAGTTATGGCAGTTTACGGTAAAATATTTAAGAGATATTCAAAAAGTAAAAAATGTAATTTATGCTTTTTCACCGGATAGAAATTTCTACAATGAAGTAGATTTTTTAGAAAAATATCCTGGTGATGAATTTGTTGATTTAATTGGAATGGATAACTATTGGGATTTTTCACCAGCTGGTGAAGGATTAAATGCTGCGGTAGAAAGATTAAAATTAATTTCTAAAATTGCTAAAGATAAAAATAAAATTGCAGCATTAACTGAAACCGGATTGGAAAAAATTCCCGATGAAAAATGGTGGACAGAAAAGTTATTGAAAGTTATTAAAAGTGATAGTGTAAATATTTCATTTGTTATGGTCTGGAGAAATGCACACATTAATCATTTTTATGCACCTTACAAGAATCATCCAAGCGCACAAAATTTTATTGAATTTAAAAATGATCCTAAAATAATTTTTGCAGATGAGCTTCCGGATTTATTCAATATTGATATGATTTTATCAAAATGA
- a CDS encoding carbohydrate binding family 9 domain-containing protein: MSSFFSFSSKYYANSDSVYFTSTNEKRTYITERLTSEKPNINGKFDDECWQGGNWAGNFIQWIPNEGAQPSQETQIKILYDDKSIYVAIRAFDKEPSKISRRSGRRDEFHGDIVGISFDSYHDHRTAFEFDLTAGGQKIDLLLYNPTNWDVNWNAVWKGEVGFEDSAWTAEFEIPFSQLRFSTELEQIWGMHCWRWIDRFQEESDWEPQSSKGAGIIYQFGELHGLYNLINKPPIELMPYILGELNTFKKDLNNPFKKNGREFLGNAGFDAKIGLSNNYTLDLTINPDFGQVEADPSVINLTAFETFYDEKRPFFLEGKNIFDFNFDGSTLFYSRRIGHKPSYFPSLQNDEYIEYPKNTSILSSLKLSGKSADGLAIGVLQSLTAKEEAEISQNLNERKVDVEPLTNYLLLRLQKDYSAGNTVLGGIATSTNRFINSDNLEILHTNSYTGGIDFLQYWNNKEYFVDLKFIGSYLDGSEASINNLQKSSARYFQRPDASHLNFDENSEYLSGHGGYFKIGKGSGDLWRYSADVSWRSPGLELNDMGYINLVDLIKEKNSISYFSVKPNAISRNYKINFNQFNNWDFGLNHLFSGADLSLYFEFLNKWTTLTSLSFTSQKLDTRILRGGNAMILPSEWSGSVFIRTDPSKKFIADLNFQYSEANENRFENYYLQPGITLQPMNTLKISFSLNFYKNRDELQFIESKKINEDVKYILGEINQRNFGATIRFDYNITSELSVQYYGSPFVSIGKYSDFKIVENSKASNYNNRISNLITNANENNYDVINCSSNQVEYSFENPDFNFFEFRSNLVLRWEYRAGSQIYFVWSQERNDYLLSGNQSVNNAFENLGKLYPSNIYLLKFNYWLDI, from the coding sequence TTGTCTTCGTTTTTTTCATTTTCATCAAAATATTATGCCAATTCAGATTCAGTATATTTTACCTCAACAAATGAAAAAAGAACCTATATTACTGAAAGATTAACTTCAGAAAAACCCAATATTAATGGTAAGTTTGATGATGAATGCTGGCAAGGGGGAAATTGGGCTGGTAATTTTATTCAATGGATTCCTAATGAAGGTGCTCAACCTTCTCAAGAAACCCAAATAAAAATTCTTTACGATGATAAAAGTATTTATGTTGCAATTAGAGCATTTGACAAAGAACCAAGTAAAATAAGCAGAAGATCAGGGCGAAGAGATGAATTTCATGGAGATATTGTTGGAATTAGTTTTGACAGTTACCATGACCACAGAACAGCATTTGAGTTTGATCTAACTGCTGGAGGTCAAAAAATTGATTTATTGTTATACAATCCAACAAATTGGGATGTTAACTGGAATGCCGTATGGAAAGGTGAAGTTGGTTTTGAAGATTCTGCATGGACTGCAGAATTTGAAATTCCATTCAGTCAATTAAGATTTAGTACTGAGCTGGAACAAATTTGGGGAATGCATTGTTGGCGATGGATTGACCGATTTCAGGAAGAAAGTGATTGGGAACCGCAATCATCAAAAGGTGCCGGAATTATTTATCAGTTTGGTGAGCTTCATGGTTTATATAATTTAATAAATAAACCTCCAATTGAATTGATGCCTTATATATTGGGAGAACTTAATACATTTAAAAAAGATTTAAATAATCCATTCAAAAAAAATGGAAGAGAATTTTTAGGCAATGCTGGTTTTGATGCTAAGATTGGGTTATCAAATAATTATACTTTGGATTTAACAATTAATCCAGATTTTGGACAAGTTGAAGCTGATCCATCTGTAATTAATTTAACTGCTTTCGAAACTTTTTATGATGAAAAAAGGCCTTTTTTTCTAGAAGGTAAAAATATTTTTGATTTTAATTTTGACGGAAGCACACTTTTTTATAGCAGAAGAATTGGGCACAAACCATCCTATTTCCCAAGTTTACAAAATGATGAATATATAGAATATCCCAAAAACACTTCAATTTTAAGTTCATTGAAATTGAGTGGAAAATCTGCAGATGGCTTGGCAATTGGAGTTCTTCAAAGTTTAACGGCAAAAGAAGAAGCCGAAATATCCCAAAATTTAAATGAAAGAAAAGTTGATGTAGAACCGCTTACCAATTATCTGCTACTTCGTTTGCAGAAAGATTATAGCGCTGGAAATACAGTTTTGGGCGGAATTGCGACTTCCACAAATAGATTTATTAATAGTGATAATTTGGAAATTTTGCATACAAATTCTTACACTGGCGGAATTGATTTTTTGCAATATTGGAATAACAAGGAATATTTTGTTGATCTAAAATTTATTGGTAGTTATTTGGATGGAAGTGAAGCATCTATTAATAACTTACAAAAATCTTCGGCTCGTTATTTTCAAAGACCAGATGCATCGCATTTAAATTTTGATGAGAATTCGGAATATTTATCAGGACATGGCGGGTATTTTAAAATTGGAAAAGGAAGCGGTGATCTTTGGCGTTATTCCGCTGATGTGTCTTGGCGTTCGCCCGGGCTTGAACTAAACGACATGGGTTATATAAATCTTGTTGATTTAATTAAAGAGAAAAATTCTATTTCATACTTCTCAGTAAAGCCCAATGCAATTTCTAGAAATTATAAAATAAATTTTAATCAATTTAATAATTGGGATTTTGGTTTAAATCATCTTTTTTCTGGCGCTGATTTGAGTTTATATTTTGAGTTCTTGAATAAATGGACAACTTTAACTTCCTTAAGTTTTACTTCGCAAAAATTAGATACTCGTATTTTACGCGGTGGTAATGCAATGATTTTACCGAGTGAATGGAGTGGTAGTGTCTTTATCAGAACAGATCCATCAAAAAAATTTATAGCTGATTTAAATTTTCAGTATTCAGAAGCAAATGAAAATAGATTCGAAAATTATTATTTACAGCCAGGAATTACTTTGCAGCCAATGAATACTTTGAAAATTTCTTTCAGTTTGAATTTTTATAAAAATAGAGATGAATTGCAATTTATTGAAAGCAAAAAAATTAATGAAGATGTTAAATATATTTTAGGAGAAATAAATCAGAGAAATTTTGGTGCAACTATTAGATTTGATTACAATATTACTTCAGAATTATCAGTTCAGTATTATGGAAGTCCGTTTGTATCTATTGGAAAATATTCTGACTTTAAAATTGTGGAAAATTCAAAAGCATCAAATTATAATAATAGAATTTCTAATTTAATTACTAATGCGAATGAAAATAATTATGATGTAATTAATTGTTCGTCAAATCAAGTTGAATACAGTTTTGAAAATCCAGATTTCAACTTTTTTGAATTCAGATCAAATTTGGTACTAAGATGGGAATATCGAGCTGGCTCGCAAATTTATTTTGTTTGGTCGCAAGAAAGAAATGATTATTTACTTTCCGGGAATCAATCGGTGAATAATGCTTTTGAAAATTTGGGTAAGTTATACCCCAGTAATATTTATTTATTAAAATTTAATTACTGGTTAGATATTTAA